A single Candidatus Methylomirabilota bacterium DNA region contains:
- a CDS encoding ABC transporter permease → MAAVGGGGLPAYALRRLLLAVPVLFGVSVLVFAVLHLAPGDPAAIMLGAQATREDVARLHRDLGLDQPLVIQYARWMGHVLQGDLGRSIPLGRAVLPEVLLRFKATLVLTGGALLIAILLGLAAGIVSAVKQYTWLDRISMGVAVTGVSLPVFWTGIMLILLFALQLRWFPSSGMSSPYGSGVADVLWHLVLPAVTLGTASAAALARLTRSSVLEIIRQDYVRSARAKGLAERAVIARHVLKNAINPIITVLGLQVGFLLGGAILTETVFSWPGLGSMMVRAIQARDYPLVQGGVLLIATTFVLVNLVVDLLYAVFDPRIRYE, encoded by the coding sequence GTGGCTGCAGTAGGAGGCGGCGGGCTTCCCGCCTACGCCCTTCGCCGCCTGCTCCTCGCCGTCCCCGTGCTCTTCGGGGTGTCGGTGCTGGTCTTCGCCGTCCTGCACCTCGCCCCGGGGGACCCCGCCGCCATCATGCTCGGCGCCCAGGCCACCAGGGAGGACGTCGCTCGGCTCCATCGGGATCTGGGCCTCGACCAGCCGCTGGTCATCCAGTACGCGCGGTGGATGGGACACGTCCTCCAGGGCGATCTTGGTCGCTCCATCCCGCTCGGTCGCGCCGTGCTGCCCGAGGTGCTGCTGCGCTTCAAGGCCACCCTGGTCCTCACCGGGGGCGCGCTCCTGATCGCCATCCTTCTGGGTCTTGCCGCGGGCATCGTCTCGGCGGTCAAGCAGTACACGTGGCTCGATCGCATCAGCATGGGGGTGGCCGTGACCGGCGTGAGCCTGCCCGTTTTCTGGACGGGGATCATGCTCATCCTGCTCTTCGCGCTCCAGCTCCGCTGGTTTCCCTCGAGCGGGATGAGCTCTCCTTACGGCAGCGGCGTGGCCGACGTGCTCTGGCACCTGGTCCTCCCCGCGGTGACCCTCGGCACCGCCTCGGCGGCGGCGCTGGCGCGGCTCACGCGCTCGAGCGTGCTCGAGATCATCCGCCAGGACTACGTCCGCTCGGCCCGCGCCAAGGGCCTGGCCGAGCGCGCCGTCATCGCGCGGCACGTGCTCAAGAACGCGATCAATCCCATCATCACGGTGCTGGGGCTGCAGGTGGGTTTTCTCCTGGGCGGGGCCATCCTGACGGAGACGGTCTTCTCCTGGCCGGGGCTCGGCTCCATGATGGTGCGCGCCATCCAGGCGCGCGACTATCCGCTCGTCCAGGGCGGCGTGCTCCTCATCGCCACGACCTTCGTGCTCGTCAACCTCGTCGTCGATCTCCTCTACGCCGTCTTCGATCCGCGCATCCGCTATGAGTGA